In one Natronosalvus amylolyticus genomic region, the following are encoded:
- a CDS encoding 5-methyltetrahydropteroyltriglutamate--homocysteine methyltransferase encodes MTEYVSTTPGLFPLPDWAKDDLSDLKGHQKHDLISGDESEDITAVYDEARETVLDAQLEAGLDLISEGQLRWDDMLAHPLAVNDAVDTEGIVRYYDNNNFYRDPVVTDELGFSGDVAAELEKTVAYTDQPVQAVLPGPYTLADLATDEHYGDEEAFLGALGEYLAAEVDAFPAHETLFLLEPSLVENAPEDGIDELASEALDVVATATEADVIVQPFYGALEEKVYAHLLDADIDAVGFDFVTEQDGSLYNIQEYGATDDIALGLLNGQNTLLEEPEAIRDRAEWVFDKLPVSDFDTAYLTTNTETFYLPYSTFEAKLEALADAASLAEVTHA; translated from the coding sequence ATGACTGAGTACGTATCCACCACACCGGGACTGTTCCCGCTCCCGGACTGGGCAAAGGACGACCTCTCGGATCTCAAAGGCCATCAGAAACACGACCTAATCAGTGGCGACGAGTCCGAGGATATCACTGCGGTCTACGACGAGGCTCGAGAAACCGTTCTCGACGCCCAACTCGAGGCCGGTCTCGACCTGATTTCGGAAGGCCAACTTCGCTGGGACGACATGCTGGCACACCCGCTGGCAGTCAACGACGCCGTCGACACGGAGGGAATCGTTCGCTACTACGACAACAACAACTTCTATCGTGATCCGGTCGTCACGGATGAACTCGGCTTTTCGGGCGACGTCGCCGCCGAACTCGAGAAAACCGTCGCCTACACTGACCAACCCGTTCAGGCAGTCCTCCCGGGTCCATACACGCTTGCGGACCTCGCGACGGACGAACACTATGGCGACGAGGAGGCGTTTCTCGGGGCACTCGGTGAGTATCTCGCAGCCGAGGTCGACGCTTTCCCCGCCCACGAGACGCTGTTCCTGCTCGAGCCATCGCTCGTCGAGAACGCTCCCGAGGACGGCATCGATGAACTCGCCAGCGAGGCACTCGACGTGGTGGCAACCGCGACCGAGGCCGACGTCATCGTCCAGCCGTTTTACGGTGCACTCGAGGAGAAAGTCTACGCACACTTGCTCGACGCGGATATCGATGCCGTAGGCTTCGACTTCGTGACCGAACAGGACGGCAGCCTCTACAACATCCAGGAGTACGGCGCGACGGACGATATCGCCCTCGGACTCCTCAACGGCCAGAACACCCTCCTCGAGGAACCGGAAGCGATTCGCGACCGGGCCGAGTGGGTGTTCGACAAACTGCCGGTTTCCGACTTCGACACCGCGTATCTGACGACCAACACCGAAACGTTCTATCTCCCGTATTCGACTTTCGAGGCCAAACTCGAGGCCCTCGCTGATGCCGCCTCGCTGGCGGAGGTGACTCACGCATGA